The following is a genomic window from Phaseolus vulgaris cultivar G19833 chromosome 6, P. vulgaris v2.0, whole genome shotgun sequence.
CTTGAAGATAATTTCTCCCATGGTTTCATCCTTTTGGGCTGCAGGGCCACTTGTGTAGAAAAGGGCATGGCACTTTTACTTTACATCtttgaataatatattttgttttgtggattCTTTTGCTGCCTTTCTTtgtcatttttttcttcaaatttccAGACAGATTTTGTTCCCATTTTTCAAAACTAGGATTTGATGGAAGGTTGTGTAGAGTTTGTTTTAAATtgtgatttatattttatattgattgaTGGAGATGGTTGTGATTCACAAATATTTAGAAACTAaagcttttttttatttaatgctttAACTTCTCTTAAATATGTTTGAAGTTCTTGAAATTGGAAAAAAACCTCACTCAGTTCTTAAAAATAGACCATTCCctagtagttttttttttaattattatttattttggaaatGTTGTAGTGTTtttctatttcaaaaatatGGACGATAAAAGTTTtgggttaaatatattttctttaactttAGACCAATTAAATACTTATAGTATGTAAATATGATTGGAATGAATAATGAAATgtttgttagtttttttaaaaattattagtttgattttgaaatttgttattattttaattgctTATTAATGTTCATTCAATACaaggaaattaaataattaattgttatagtgtCTAGACACCATTTTCGAGgactatataaatttttaatttctaaattagtttttttattgttaaatgatttctatataaatttttaatttctaaattagtttttttattgttaaatgatttttaaattcgtatttaattatttgttactaaatttaaaatctaaataattggtagttaaaatcttggtagctaattatatattaatttagaaattatttaataataataaaaactagtttacaaattattttttttaatttcttaaatgatctttaatttagttattattacaactattattttactattattttgtatctaaaaatttaaaaattagaaattaatttttatttaatgattatttgatgatatttttgttattattataaataatatacataTACGAAGATAACGAGAAAGACAATTTTACATGTAAGAAAAGTAAATTTAAGTTGTTCAaccatcattattatttttaaataacataattagTTTGAAAAGGTTGCATGAAATCTACGCTTCTTTCAATTATTCATTGTAAGATCTTATAATTATTGTTTGTTAGTTATCAAACTCTAGTTTCACTATAAATTTTCcgaacttttaaaaaatatatacctCAAATGCATAATAAATCTtaatatttaaatgaaaataagaatttaaatgctttaaataaataaaaaaaccgAGTTCgcttaatttaaaaacaaaaacttaattgACTTAAACAAAAACACGGAGAATCAAACTCTAACACAGAGTAAATTAAATGgatagaaaatataattaagttaaaaaaagCTATATTTGTAATggaaaaatgtataatttttttaacaaaacaaaaaaatttaaaaaatacttttcaaaatcataatttatctctttttcattttatcaATTGAAAAATTGAGTACAAGATTATCAatattttgtctttattttttgCCTTTTTTTGGCTTTGCATTTACAATTACTAATTCTTGAGTTGGTGGGTCCATCTCATCAACAAGTACCTAACTTTTGGATAGAGTGACAGAGATAATGTTTTGTTTGAGAATTGAATTTCAGTGGCCACACAACACAAGTATCAACCTTAATTCTCAAATTTCAATTTGAGTATGGCAGTTCTACCTTTTCTCTTAGTTCCACCTCCTTCTGCTGCTTCTGTATATTCATCTCCAAGGTATGAAATTTCTCTCCAATCTCATTTTTCTCACTAATTGTGTCCAAATATGTCATCTTCTTTGTACCCTTGAAATGCTCATTATTTTGTTCTcatgtttaaatttattttccacTATTCTTATGAATTGCTATCATTATTCCCTGTGATGCCATCAGTTAATTGTTGGTTATATAATTCCCAATCTGTATTTTACATCATACTTTACCCTGCAATGTTTAGTGCACTAGTTTTACCCTGCTTTATATTGCTCCGATTATATCCCCTTTGGCAAATTAAGCCAACTTTAGCAGCAAAAGGAAGTAAATAGAATTTCTATGGTTTTATTATATGCTATAAGTGCATCATTTGATTAAAGTTTGCAAACCTAAGattgaatttgaatgaatttCATTTTACagagttttccaaaaaaaaaatctcgaTATTGTTTTCAATTGAAACTTCAAGTCAAATGCAAGATAGTCTTCTTGCTGGAGAAACTGAACATACCATGAAATTAAGTTTGCTAGAGTAAGTTGAAAGAGGTCAAACTTTTTGTGAAAAtcaatccaaattttcaaaaattatgcttgaagataaaagaCACACCCAATCCAGGAAGGGGGTCACCACCCTAAAAGAGAGGGGTGGTAATATAATGGAGAGGGTTTCTGTGATTTATGAAAAAAACTTGTAATGGGGAGAGTTTTGCTATTTTTCTTTTGTGATGGTGTTTTGCGTTTATCTTGTATCTTTGATCCTCATTATATGTGGAGGGGATAGTTTTCCTCAACAAAACCAAACACAGCCTgattacttatattttaattcaGAATGGATTTTTCTAATGCATAAAGTTATCATCAAGCTTCTTGAGAAGCATCTTTGTTGATCAAGTTCTTCAAACCTCTATAAATTCAGGTGCTTGGAGGAAGCAAAACTCAGCTGTGTTGAGTCTAACAAAGTCTCCATTTTAACAGTGAAGCGATTTTCTAGAAGGATAGTACTTCAGTTTTTGGGGATTAATCATATGATATGGTATGCTTCTCCTGCTTTGGCTGCACCAATTATGCCAGACATGAAGGAACCTGAACTCATGCGGTTTGTCTGTCTTTCCCTTTTTTACCCTAGTCTTATTTTGTGAAATGAAAAAATGTTAGTGTATTTTGATTTGTGATTTACTATTTTTTACGTGAAGCATCTAGGACTTTGAAGCTACCAAGTGGAGTGAGAATTCAAGGTAAAGAATTTTAAAACTTCCATGTTGTATTCCTCCAGTAAAATGAAGCATGTATGTATGAGAGAAATTGTTGATTCAAAAACACTTTGAGGATTCACACTGATGAATCTCATTCTTGTTTGATGGAAAGACTAACAACCCTATTTGTTTTCATTTGAGTGTGTATGTGTTTTTTCCCACATCCCATTGTGTTTCATCcatgtttctccaaaaataGGACTGAATATACTTGGTTGTTGATAAAATCATTGAAATCTTATGCATTTTAGTGATTTTACTATTCTTTCTGATGGAAATATATCAAGCTATCCATACAAGTCTTTGTACATAAATAGGTACTTATATAAAGTTTTCAAATTAGATATTGTTGAAGGGGAAGGACCAGAAGCTTATAATGGAGATGTGGTTAAATTCAATTGTGTATGCAGGCGTGCAAATGGATACTTTGTTTTCAGGTAACTGCAAACTGGGAATTTTTCATTGACATGATATTTTACTGATTGTCATGATTCAAATCATTATGAGATTATAATACATACAAccatttaatttttagtttcatTTTTTCTCCCTTAATTTTCCTTTAAACCAGTTTATCTGACCCAAACCTGTCTTACTGTTGCATGGTTTCATACTCTAATTCATGATAGTACAGTCGATCAATTCAGTGGAGAAAGTACACCTGTTACACTTCCCTTGGACGAGAACCAGGTCAGTTTTTTTCATTCAACTTGTAGGGTCCAGTGATCTCTTTAATATGTTTACCATTCAAATGTAAAGAAGGTTGTATTGtcatttttttcttgaattcAATGGAAAAGtaacaaatgaagaaaaaagTGAGAAGGGGGCTCTTACAAAGGTCCTTCTTGTCATGTTTTTTCTACTTTGCTCAATAACTTCTAGAGTTGCAGTTACTTTTTTCTATTTCAAAGTATGGTGATACttgagaaacaaaagaaaacaaacatgTAAAGATGCACAGTACAAATTTGACTGTGGAGGTGTTTTGTTGTTATAACTTCAATCATTGTTTATTTCGTTCTAACATTCTTCCaagttgaaaaagaaaaagaaaaatgtcaATGCATGCTGGTAATAAAACAAGCATGTTGATTcttgtgaaaaagaaaaagaactcTGTTGATGAACAAAGAAAAAGAAGCATGTAAAATGCACAAGACAATTCAGTTGAGTGTGGAGGCGTTTTGTTTCTACCTAACTCTAATCATCTTTGACTATGTTTATCTAACATTCTTCATGGTTGAGGATTCCATTAACCACAAAATTCTGCCCTGACTTCTGATAATACATGGCTATTCCCTTTTACTCTGCTTGTTATTTTTCTGCATTAACAACTTCACCAATTAACATATGAGATTATATTATTGATCACTTGACATTCAAAttcttgcttcttcttcttctgtaAACAATTTGATATCTATGAGGTCACATTATACTAATTGCATTGCATTTTTCTGCAGATGATAGTGGGCTTAAAAGAGGTCCTCATTGGCATGAGAGTTGGTGGTATGTTCCTCACTGAGTCACTGACATGCATGAGATTATATACATTTTACTCCAAACTTTGGCATGCAATCTATCGCCATGTTTCTAACATGCTTTAAAACAATATTTGAACATAACAATGGACATGACATAAAAACAACATGTTAAATTAAggtatattaattaatattatcattctagttattgttttgtttgtggCATTTACTTGTACTTTTAGGGAAGAGAAGAGCATTGATCCCACCTTCAGCAGGATATGTAAATGAGAACTTGAAACCAATACCTGAAGAGGTTAGATTATATATTCTTTTGATTGCTAATGCAAATTCTcaataattaaatttgattGTAATACTAAATTGCAAACTGTGTTTTTTTAATTGCAGTTTGGTCCTCGTCGCAGCCTTTTTTCTCATGCACAGGAACCTTTGGTTTTTGAAGTTCAACTCTTGAAAATTTTGAGCCCTCCACCATCACCTGCATTCAACTGattatttgttaatatatatttttttaactctaCTTTCAGTTTTTAGATATCATAATTGTGTGGtattatttcattatatttaaattattccaATTGAATACTTTAGATGTTACAAATATgtgattttagttttttttaatgattaattctgtttttttcttaatatgtCATAAATCAAGATTATGTAAGCCAATTTTAAAGGACCcaattaataaaattagaaacgTCTGGGAAACTAAAGCTATAAAATAGGACAGAAATAAATTTCCAACTTTGTGTGGATATTTTGTCTTGCCAAAGAATCATCTGCTCATGCTCATGTATCAAGGATGATTATAACATAATTACAACATAACTTCAATAATAAGTTAACATGAAAAATATCCATTAAGATATAAAATATGTTcatcatataaaattcattagACATTATCAATCCTAATAACTcaacataacataattatagATTCTCAATTCATAATAGATACACATTAAACCTAATTTATGGTCTAAAACTATAAGAATTATCAACTCATAACAAAAATTACATGTAAAAATCAACCTCAATGTCTTATTTGTTAAGGTGATTCATTGACTTACCATGAAAGACTTAAAGTAGTAATTTCCTTAAGCTTTTCACCATCTCATATcttaatgaaaattaaactaGAATATTGTATTTGCTTAATGAGTTTTTATACTTAATATTACAACCTCAAAGGGTCACAATACCATTCTAGATACCTAACAAATCCCGATCCATCATATCTCATCACATTAATCGATTCAACATGTGTGTATCAATCCACACACATCAATTCAACAATTTCATATATACACATCTAACCAAATTCATAAGACTTCATATActttaaaatatacatttacAATTAGCATATGTCATGTGAGTGAGATGATCTTGCTCGAGCAATCTATATTTACAAATAGGAGAAGATTCATCACTTAAGTTGTAATGCACTCCTTAAgcgatatttaatttttttgagtgaagttacattttttttaagtgataCCAACTTTAGAGAAGAGATAATTTGCTCACCTCTTTCTCTCTTAAGCATCTCAATCAACACCCGAGCGCCTAATTTCTagtagaaaaaaattaacaccGAATCTCATCACTCAAGCGTTATATCATTGATAAAACAACATTACTTCATGCATCAAGCCATAAACTTATAGAAACAATACAAAATTCTCTAACTTTTCATCACATGAGGGACCATTCATCTCCTGGTTATGAATGTTTCAAAATGAGAAAGAATTATTTCGACACATTTCTTATTCAAATTTCAATCTATGACGAGCGAAGATTTCTATCACTTGAGATCTAGTTGGATGCTTAAGCATTAATGCTCTATACATTCAATAAGGCTAGCATTTGAGTGTTATGTGTCGCTCGAGCAATGACTCGACAATTAAGCAATAtatgtagaaaccaaaattttgctTTACAAAACATAAAATCTCCCAACACATCCAAAACTACTCCTATGCATTCTATATAATTTCTAATgcaattttacatattttagcACATAACTTAATCAAAACAACCATTCATTATCAATTTGACTAGTTAAGACCCAAAAGTGATTTTTAGGAACTTTAATATAAAATACTCcaattaattcaaaacaaaCTCTATAACTCTCCACAATACCAAATCAAGTTCTCATTTATTCAGGTTTAGAGTTTAGGATTTTCATTGATCTATATTTCTCAATACTATCAACAACCCAATGTAATATTTTCATCCCAAATAACTCACCTTGGTAGtttattttacaataaaaaaacaattttaactcCTAAAAAACTTTCAACTCAGCATATATGAAATCAATATGTCCACTTGTTCAAATAACCAAAAAAATTCCCATTCCTTAGTTAATTGGACAAATGAGGGAAAACCTctatgaagaaaaaaagaaaaaccaaaaacatGTTTCGGTGTACTCATCACTATCTCTaacatattcataaaaaaagaataatgacGAGTCTAGAATCTAGAAAAATGTATTGAGTATTTAGaagtttagaaaaatataaattttaaaaaataaagaataaattgttttaaatctatttatatttttttaaaatatttcgcttcttcatttaatttaaaatcatacgtcttacatataatatataaaaaatactctattaacacaatttaaatttgaagaatAAAATCACACCAtgttaatatttaaaagataaaaaatataattcttttATCTATTTTGTCAACACACACTCATCGTTTTATGTTAAGCTTTTATTAAGACTAATGAGAGACAAACAATGAAAGGAAGACTGAATAGGAGAAGAAAATGTGTTTGAGATTATTGAAAAGAGAGTAGGAGAAAGAAGAGTTGCAAATTcaggttattttgtttttttatttttattttattacattttttgtCATGCACTTTAAATTGTATGTGATGGGTTAGATAGCATACAAGCGTACAAGCAAcgaaaactattattttttttttatatataaaattttattttttttgtcacaCCCAAAcaaatttaacattatttttattttgaagtgtGATTAGATGGTTTGTTCGTTCCAACATTTTGTGATTGGTAGGACACAAAATATCGTTGTTGTTGTTAATTATCTCACCTTAGATTTGGATGATTCCTCCAACATGATTATACTTATTGGAAGATAAATCATGTTTATATTGTTGCACTTGATGATTAAATGGTCTATTGTTAGAATGGGATTTAGTAGACGGTCTACCATTGTTGTATATATTAGCAATGTATGCTTTAGGGAACTCAATATTATTCCCTCCTTCGGCTTCTTGTAACGTAGGACAAacatcaatataataattatcagAAGTACAAGTTTAACATTAAAGAGATGATAATATAGATATGATCATAATGATCCCAAGTCATCAACAAATTCAATAATGAAATTAGTAAATCAATGTTCAAAATCTATctaaaagcaataaaagttagtaataacaataaattaaaaggGGGATTGAGtttgtttaataaaaaataaagtaaacaatcacaaatagtaaaagaaaatatgttGACTCTCATGTTTATTCGACAATGAATTCATCATTGATTTTCTTAAGATTTTCACTCATTCCATTCTCACACCGTATAAAACAAGCGTCAATCAAATTCAACATAATCTTATTAGCAAAACAAGTATCGACTAATGTATTAAGTATCTAATTCTAAGCATCTACTCGTGAGATATATATTTATCTTCTACCTCTTGAATTAAGCAAACAAAAGATTGATTAAGACTAAACGAATTAACCGAGACCtccaattaagaaaaataattgagTTCTCAACAAGTGTTTAAAAACAATTCTTTtgacaaaaatcaaaatttcaaaaagacCAACCCTAAAGCACATTCTGCTACAAAgaatttaagaataaaacttTATGGAATAGAAACCTTAAAATTCATTGCGAATTCACACGATAATCAACTccaaagacaaaacaaaatgattacaacaaagaaaataaataaaactaaagaaaCCCTAATGTTCTATTTTTGGAACCATTGTGAAGTTTGAAGAAACTTGAATCTTTTTATAAGTTCCTTTGTTATAAGGATATTAGAATAATATTCCAGTTTAGATATTGCTAACAACTCCTCAAATCCTAACTTTTCAGAattctcaaattttatttcctatttaattataaatttcttCGTATGTCCAATTTTATTTATGAGatattgtatattttattctatattttttctCTTCAGATTTCGTTATccattttaattcaaaaaagtAAGTTGAATTTTCATGCCGACCCATTCATAGTGCATTTCCTTCACATATAATCATTAGAAGGTCTAGTTCCAAGAAAAAGTAGATCATACTATAACTAAATCACCACAATATTAACATAAATAACATCGTACTGTAACTAAATCACCACAATATTAACATAAATAACCGTCGATGTCATAATAAATCTACTTTAGattaatcttatttaaaataattaatttatttgtgaTCAAAAcccaataatttataattaaaatgattaaGTATGTGATACaattatatttatgaaaatgtttgtgtaaaattttaaaatactattcTAAGTATTTCCTTttaagttataatatttttggcctatttttagaaaaaagaaaaaaaagagttagAAAGTGTGGTATGATATGGTAGCAATGGAGTGGTGATTGGATGAATACAGAGCAGAAGCAGCACCCATCTATTCAATTCTCAACAAGAATCACTCAGCACGCAACAGTTAAATCCACATACCCAATCGCAAACCCTAATTCATTTCAATTCCCCCTTTTCTCCCTCCAAGCAACAATCACTCGCAGTTGGAATTGGCCACCAAAATGCAGGGGTGGTTCTCGGCACCGAGCGGTGGTGAGGAGGAGGCGAAGCCCGCATCGTCGTTGCTTGCCGATTGGAACACCTACGCCTCCGCCCAATCCTCCCAGGACAACTCCAATTTGGGCCTTTCCTTCGATCTCGAATCGGCCGTTAGGTCCGCCAACGACACTGTTTCCGGCACCTTCAGCGTGTAAGAAActcacttcaatatctttacaTGCCTCCTTTTTTGCTTCATGTGTTTGtatgtaaaagaaaatatgGTTTTAATTATGTAGAGAGAATGATGTAATGTTGGCTTGGTTTTGTCTGTGGTGAGAATCGTGTAACAGCTTAGTTTTTGTATGTGAAATTCCAGATCCGTGCCTGACAAGCTTGGGGTGGGAAATATTTGTTCCTATTACTACAAAATTATAAGTTAGTCCAAAACAATCACAAATGTCGGTCGAATTAGTCTGGATAAACTTGTCTTTGGAAGCATTTGTAACTTATAGAGAAGAAATTCAGAAAGTATAACGGATTGGGAATCTAAATTGATTAACTCACTATACTCGCGAAGCACTtataagagaagaaaagaatgtGGTAAAATGGATTTGGACTCTAAATTGAGTGGTTCACTCTAAAGCGTAAAAGTAAGTAATTTTGATTGTTGAGGAAAAAATCCACACTGGATGTTATTGTACATTCATGCAAATCACGTTTGTCTTAAAATATCAATGGTTGATTTTCTTTCTTATCAACAACCGTACTTCCTTTACTCCCTGAAGCGAGTTACTTGTTTTAGAGGAAGCAGATCCAATTACCTAAACTTGTCATTCGCAAGTTAAAACAACTTatgcttttaattttaaagaagcTCATTTGTACAACTTCTTGAAAAGCTGAGGACTTAGGTGCAAAAGTTGCTTTTTCTTTTGGAAGAAATTTGATTCATTTTACCTTTATATGTTCTTTTCTTGTTAGTGTTTATGGAGAATTTGTGATTTCTAGGAACTGAGGTggaatttttctatttttaaggATGGATAAGTGCCATGCCAGTAGCCATTGGTCCAACCCGTTTAGATCTGAAGATATTGTTAAAATAACTTTAGCATGGATTTTGTTccctttattattattgttgttgttgtagGTTTTGATTGGTTGTACTTGTAGTTATTTTGCTTATTTAAGAATAACTTTAATTACTCAGCAGATAATTCAATGTGTTTCGAGACAAAATTCATTTTTTGTATGTTAATTTAATTAGAGTCGTGTGCATACATGTTGAAGAGTGGTTTGCATTAGTGTTTGGATGGATTGGTGTGAGGAAATCTCAACCTTGTGTTTACCAAAGAAGAATGGTTGTCGTCGAAAACTTTGTCGACAGTAGTGCTGGAATAGTGAACATGAACCTAACTTAAAGGTTTGCAAAAAATTCCTCGTGAGATAGTCCATCTACTGGCTCAACACGACTTTGAAAAAGGCTCTAGACACCATGTTAAATTAGGAAATAGAGAGACATTAAACTGAAACAGTGTGTTCTAAGGCAACACAAATGTTTTACTTATATTGAGAAAATGGAATCAATAAAATAAGTAGAAAAGACTTGATATCctttaataataaagatatgatatgggaataaataaaaatcttcctaataatacatatataatctaGACAAATCTTAATTTATATCCTTTGTCATTGTTTTAAGCAGGTTTTGGCGGAGTTGATTTAAGATGAGTATTAGAGGTTTGTTAATTGAAGCCCCTATATAAAGGCTGAGTAATAGTTTTGTACTCACTCCTTCTCACTATCAATATAATTCCATTTCACTTTATTACACTTTTTTCCAGTTCTCtcttatttttgtttgaaactATGTTTACTAACAATGAGAAAGTGGAGAAAGTGAGGAAGTTCACCGATAGAGGTAGAACATGAATGAATGGATTGAAGACTTGGACAAAAATAATGGAAGGCCAACTTAGCTTTGTTACTCAAAGTTAACCTTTTAATGTCtattatatcaaaataatttttttattacttcttAGCAGTGTGCCATGTTTGTCAAAGACATTTTTCATTAAGCACTTCGGCAACCCTCCCTTCAAAGCCAAATTTTAAGGGAAGagaataaaatcattttaagtACTCCACCTAGCATCTCATATTACTTGATGTTGGATTTAGGTACCCCATGATACCCAAATCCCTATCATAGCATTGCTTCAATGTCTTGACAACTCTGCCCTATTGCACTTAGCCTTTTTGGCTGGTTCCTCTGCACGAGTAGCCTTTTTCTAAACATTGACAACCAActcttatttaatttcatttgtcTCTGTGTGTTTATGTGAGTCTCCCTTGTCCTATATTTTAGACATTGACATTTGTGATTTATAGTCTTGTAATATTGGATATGATACTTAAGCATTTCGTAGTATCCAAGTCCCTGTCAGTAAGTTGATTCCCTTCAGGTGGGAATAACATTTATATGTAAAACTTCCATTGTTTTTTCCTTTACACACCACTTTCACgaaataattttaacaaatgtAGGTGttaatatagtattttttttaaatactaaagAATGCCATTCCCATCATTATATTCCTGGGAATCTATTCCCCAAAGTAACATTCGATAACCTGAAACACAAGTCCTTTGTTTTCCTAATATCAATGTAATCATATACATGTACATGTGCATGATCTTTCTCACTTTTCTCTCGTGTCATAAACTTCACTCTCAGGTCATATTAATTCACAAGGCTGAGTCTTGGTGTCAGGAACTTTTTGTGAATTAATGTTACAACTGAGCACAGTTTCTGATGCAATTGTATATGGGAAAGTTGTCTATTTTGTCTGCCTTATATGCATGTGATAAGGTGGTGGAGTTGGAAATTGCTTTTGTTAGACAAGAGTTCTAGGGCCTAAACTTGGCCCCTTTAGAACTTAGAAGCTTAGGTTAGCCTGAAAACTTacttaaaaatgtattttgtgGTAAGAATTTTTTAATAGGTAAATAACCTAACTCTAAATAGGTTAATGGGCCTAAATTTATACCTGATGTAGTTTAGTGGACTTTACCCTTTAAATAGGTCAAGTTAtaacttaaaagaaaaattctGTAAAAATTTAATAGCATAGTATTTATTGATTTAAGGATGTCTGCATGTTAGGCCCTAGGGCTTTTTAAGTAAATAGATTTTTTAGAAGCCTTAGCTGGAAAAACTTGTTTGTAAGTTAGCCTAGTTGGTTT
Proteins encoded in this region:
- the LOC137831381 gene encoding peptidyl-prolyl cis-trans isomerase FKBP16-1, chloroplastic isoform X2 is translated as MAVLPFLLVPPPSAASVYSSPRCLEEAKLSCVESNKVSILTVKRFSRRIVLQFLGINHMIWYASPALAAPIMPDMKEPELMRTLKLPSGVRIQDIVEGEGPEAYNGDVVKFNCVCRRANGYFVFSRSIQWRKYTCYTSLGREPDDSGLKRGPHWHESWWEEKSIDPTFSRICK
- the LOC137831381 gene encoding peptidyl-prolyl cis-trans isomerase FKBP16-1, chloroplastic isoform X3, which encodes MIWYASPALAAPIMPDMKEPELMRTLKLPSGVRIQDIVEGEGPEAYNGDVVKFNCVCRRANGYFVFSTVDQFSGESTPVTLPLDENQMIVGLKEVLIGMRVGGKRRALIPPSAGYVNENLKPIPEEFGPRRSLFSHAQEPLVFEVQLLKILSPPPSPAFN
- the LOC137831381 gene encoding peptidyl-prolyl cis-trans isomerase FKBP16-1, chloroplastic isoform X1: MAVLPFLLVPPPSAASVYSSPRCLEEAKLSCVESNKVSILTVKRFSRRIVLQFLGINHMIWYASPALAAPIMPDMKEPELMRTLKLPSGVRIQDIVEGEGPEAYNGDVVKFNCVCRRANGYFVFSTVDQFSGESTPVTLPLDENQMIVGLKEVLIGMRVGGKRRALIPPSAGYVNENLKPIPEEFGPRRSLFSHAQEPLVFEVQLLKILSPPPSPAFN